Proteins from a single region of Runella sp. SP2:
- a CDS encoding TonB-dependent receptor, which yields MKKRLSNPSKFGLLLTVILLGNQLGRTQTFAKAQTVIKKNNDSARMTAPRPLKEVLSELMKTYQVEIMFERDAVEGLIVQAAPVNQQLKLEKSLDNLLRPLGLKYKKVNSNSYLIIGDRKKSPKSSSGVSERFPDAILPGQELERTATTTEVLTPFETRAAVEQVLKGKVTDAEKGDALPGVSVLIKGTTKGTTTNVNGEYSLPIPDNGAVLVFSFVGYEPQEMAIGNQTQLNIALKADIKALSEVVVVGYGQVKKSDLTGSVATVAVEEIKKVAVTSLDQALQGRAAGVQITQNSGAPGGSTTIRIRGGNSIQGDNEPLYVIDGIPFKNDGAGSGASFNVLSTLNPSDIESMSVLKDASSTAIYGSRGANGVVIITTKRGKAGKSTINLESYYGVQQVRKKYDVLNGREYAQFVNDANTNEGRAPVYTQAQVDAFGEGTDWQNEIFRSAPISNYQLSMSGGDERTQYALSGGYFKQKGIVTNSDFDRYSLRLNLDRKLTNRLKVGNSLTVNRTVTNQSRTDGDLGSAGLVTIAALQFPPILPVYNPDGTYLITSPALSFTADNPAALARESQNTTTALRVFGNVFGEYQIMEGLSFKVLLGADAIIQKRDSYLPRSVASGLAQGGAASIFNGQSMTWLNENLLSYTKSFGVHNISALIGYTQQANRTENNTAASRNFVNDNLNSGNLGAGSVPLVPSSGIGTWGLQSYLARINYGYKDKYLFTASFRADGSSRFGANNRYGYFPSAALAWRVSEEDFLKNARVISDLKLRATYGSTGNQDGIGNYPAYSLLGTQNYIFSNAVSTGIGPSQIANPDLSWETTTQADLGIDVGFFNNRITLVADLYLKRTKDLLLNVTVPSTSGYSSAIQNLGKVENKGIEFSLSSRNIDKAFKWNTDFNFATNRNTVLDIGGAPQIFAGQVANIAQNVNSGVIRVGEPLGSFYGYVTNGLYQTTDELAALSDPQARKPGDRKYADLNGDKKIDDNDRTIIGRAQPKFLGGISNSFSYKGFELTLFLQGVYGNNILNANRFELEYLNGTNNQNQDMLNRWTPTNTNTDIPRASTTRPANRISSRQIEDGSYLRLKNAQLAYNLPASVIKALNIQSFRVYVTAQNYLTWTKYSGYDPEVNRFGQDSRSQGFDYSSYPAAKTLLLGINVGF from the coding sequence ATGAAAAAACGATTATCTAACCCTTCTAAGTTTGGGCTTCTTCTCACGGTGATTCTGTTAGGAAATCAGTTGGGACGGACGCAAACGTTTGCCAAAGCCCAAACGGTTATCAAAAAAAACAACGATAGCGCTCGCATGACTGCGCCGCGCCCGCTCAAAGAGGTGCTTAGTGAGCTGATGAAAACGTACCAAGTAGAGATTATGTTTGAGCGCGATGCGGTCGAAGGATTGATTGTTCAAGCAGCGCCCGTCAATCAACAACTGAAGCTTGAAAAAAGCCTAGACAACCTGCTGCGACCGTTGGGGTTGAAGTACAAAAAAGTAAACAGTAATTCTTACTTGATTATTGGTGATCGTAAAAAATCTCCCAAATCGTCCAGTGGCGTTTCGGAACGGTTTCCTGATGCTATTTTGCCTGGACAAGAACTAGAACGAACTGCCACCACGACGGAAGTTCTGACGCCGTTCGAGACAAGGGCGGCGGTTGAGCAAGTGCTCAAAGGGAAAGTCACCGATGCCGAAAAAGGCGATGCACTGCCAGGAGTAAGTGTTTTGATAAAAGGGACAACAAAAGGGACAACCACCAACGTCAATGGCGAGTATTCGCTCCCAATTCCTGACAATGGTGCTGTTTTGGTGTTTAGTTTTGTCGGATACGAGCCCCAAGAAATGGCCATCGGCAACCAAACCCAGTTGAACATAGCCCTGAAAGCCGACATCAAAGCGCTCAGTGAAGTTGTTGTGGTAGGTTATGGTCAAGTCAAAAAAAGTGATTTGACGGGTTCGGTAGCGACGGTGGCCGTTGAGGAAATCAAAAAAGTGGCGGTTACGTCGCTCGACCAAGCCTTGCAAGGACGCGCGGCGGGGGTACAAATCACCCAAAACTCAGGCGCGCCAGGGGGCTCTACCACCATCCGAATTCGCGGAGGAAACTCCATTCAGGGCGATAATGAACCCTTGTACGTTATTGATGGGATTCCGTTCAAAAACGATGGTGCGGGCAGTGGGGCGAGTTTCAACGTGTTGAGTACGCTCAATCCCAGCGACATCGAGTCCATGTCGGTCTTGAAAGATGCTTCTTCTACGGCCATTTATGGTTCGCGCGGGGCCAATGGTGTCGTGATTATCACCACCAAACGAGGCAAAGCAGGCAAATCGACGATTAATCTCGAAAGCTATTATGGCGTGCAGCAAGTACGTAAAAAATATGATGTTTTAAACGGTCGTGAATACGCCCAGTTTGTCAACGACGCCAATACCAACGAAGGACGCGCACCAGTTTATACCCAAGCGCAAGTGGATGCTTTTGGTGAAGGTACCGACTGGCAAAATGAGATTTTTCGCTCGGCCCCCATTTCCAACTACCAGCTTTCGATGAGTGGTGGCGATGAACGAACGCAATACGCGCTTTCGGGGGGGTATTTTAAACAAAAGGGGATTGTGACAAACTCCGATTTTGACCGTTATTCGCTCCGACTCAACTTAGACAGAAAACTCACCAATCGCCTCAAAGTAGGAAATAGTCTCACCGTTAACCGTACCGTGACCAACCAATCGCGTACCGATGGGGATTTGGGAAGCGCAGGATTGGTAACAATTGCGGCTTTGCAGTTCCCGCCCATCCTGCCCGTTTATAACCCTGATGGTACTTACCTTATCACCAGCCCAGCTTTATCTTTTACGGCCGATAACCCCGCTGCTTTGGCCAGAGAGAGCCAAAATACTACGACAGCGCTGCGTGTTTTTGGGAATGTGTTTGGAGAATATCAAATCATGGAAGGCTTGAGTTTCAAAGTGTTATTGGGAGCAGATGCCATCATCCAAAAGCGAGATTCGTACCTGCCGCGTAGCGTAGCGAGTGGTTTGGCACAAGGTGGTGCGGCGTCTATTTTCAATGGACAATCTATGACGTGGTTGAATGAAAATTTGTTGAGCTACACCAAATCTTTTGGCGTCCATAACATCAGCGCCCTTATAGGCTATACCCAACAGGCCAACCGTACCGAAAACAATACGGCGGCTTCGCGCAACTTTGTAAATGATAACTTAAACTCGGGTAATTTGGGGGCAGGTTCGGTACCCTTGGTACCTTCGTCGGGCATTGGTACATGGGGCTTGCAGTCGTACTTGGCCAGAATCAATTATGGTTATAAAGACAAATACCTCTTTACGGCGTCTTTTCGGGCCGACGGTTCTTCGCGCTTTGGAGCCAATAATCGCTACGGATATTTCCCTTCGGCGGCTTTGGCGTGGCGTGTGTCGGAAGAGGATTTCTTGAAAAATGCCCGAGTAATTAGTGACTTGAAATTGCGGGCTACCTACGGTTCTACAGGAAACCAAGATGGCATTGGCAATTATCCAGCGTATTCGCTTTTGGGTACGCAAAATTATATTTTTAGCAATGCGGTTTCGACGGGAATTGGGCCTTCCCAAATTGCCAACCCCGATTTGTCGTGGGAAACGACGACTCAAGCGGATTTGGGTATTGATGTTGGTTTCTTCAACAACCGAATCACATTGGTGGCCGATTTGTACCTCAAACGTACCAAAGATTTATTGCTTAACGTAACCGTTCCGAGTACGTCGGGGTATTCGAGTGCCATTCAAAATTTGGGAAAAGTAGAGAACAAAGGGATAGAATTTAGCCTCTCGTCGCGCAATATTGATAAAGCGTTTAAATGGAATACCGACTTCAATTTTGCCACCAATCGCAACACTGTTTTGGACATTGGCGGTGCTCCCCAAATTTTTGCGGGTCAAGTAGCCAACATTGCCCAAAACGTCAACTCTGGTGTCATTCGGGTGGGCGAACCGTTGGGGTCGTTTTATGGCTACGTGACCAATGGCTTGTATCAAACTACGGATGAGTTGGCGGCACTGAGCGACCCGCAGGCGCGGAAACCAGGCGATCGCAAATATGCTGATTTGAACGGCGATAAGAAGATTGATGACAACGACCGTACCATCATCGGTCGCGCCCAGCCCAAGTTTTTGGGAGGTATTAGCAACTCTTTTTCGTACAAAGGATTTGAGTTAACCCTATTTTTACAAGGGGTTTATGGTAATAACATCTTGAATGCCAATCGGTTTGAATTGGAGTATTTGAACGGAACCAATAACCAAAATCAAGATATGTTGAACCGTTGGACGCCAACAAATACAAACACAGATATTCCAAGGGCTTCAACCACGCGGCCTGCCAACCGTATATCGTCGCGCCAAATCGAAGATGGTTCGTACTTACGGTTGAAAAACGCCCAATTGGCCTATAACCTGCCCGCGTCGGTGATAAAAGCCCTTAATATTCAGTCGTTTCGGGTGTATGTGACTGCACAAAACTACCTGACTTGGACGAAATACTCAGGCTATGACCCAGAAGTAAACCGCTTCGGGCAAGATAGTCGTAGTCAAGGGTTTGATTACAGTAGCTACCCTGCCGCAAAAACCTTGTTATTGGGCATTAATGTCGGTTTTTAA
- a CDS encoding RagB/SusD family nutrient uptake outer membrane protein, with translation MNAKYILTGLCLTLCVASCNVLEQTPESNFTPENFYRNADDAKAAVSSVYDLMNTAEMYNQIVWILQDQATDDSEWGGGRSTANQAKNDLDKYTFTPATSTFQSLWAATYRAINRANTVISRVPNVTMDSDLKNRLIAEAKFMRGFYYFNLVRLFGGVPLVTKETTSLNDLAVARASVDEVYQQVIQDFTEAEAVLPATYGAGDRGRATKGAAKAFLAKVYLTRQEWPKASAKAKEVMDMGVYDLWANYADVFTIANKNGKEAIFEVQALGGGVGEGSFMQGYMRPNFDRVNGVSGFGDDPVTENLYRAYRADDKRRNINLRLYTPTGTPAAPASVAFPCYVYKYLDPTATANGEGSNNFPVLRYADVVLMYAEALNEQAAASTEAYANVNRIRSRAGIPNLTPNLTQAQFRDSLLLERRLELAFEGHRWFDLSRRKKLIEALKIQNPSIKVEEYHYLYPIPQTERDSNPKLSQNPGY, from the coding sequence ATGAACGCAAAATATATACTTACAGGTCTTTGTCTGACACTTTGTGTTGCGTCTTGCAACGTCTTAGAGCAAACGCCTGAGTCGAATTTTACCCCTGAAAATTTTTACCGAAATGCCGATGACGCCAAAGCCGCAGTAAGTTCGGTTTATGACCTGATGAACACGGCCGAGATGTACAATCAAATCGTGTGGATTTTGCAGGACCAAGCCACCGACGACTCTGAATGGGGCGGAGGACGCTCAACGGCTAACCAAGCCAAAAACGATTTGGATAAATACACCTTTACGCCTGCCACGAGCACTTTTCAATCGCTTTGGGCAGCCACTTACCGTGCTATCAATCGGGCCAATACCGTCATCAGTCGCGTACCTAATGTGACGATGGACAGTGACTTGAAAAACCGATTAATTGCCGAAGCTAAGTTTATGCGTGGTTTTTATTATTTCAACTTGGTGCGCCTGTTTGGGGGCGTTCCGTTGGTGACCAAAGAAACCACTTCGCTCAACGATTTGGCCGTAGCAAGGGCGTCGGTCGATGAGGTGTATCAGCAAGTTATTCAGGATTTTACAGAAGCAGAGGCAGTTTTGCCAGCCACTTACGGAGCGGGCGACCGTGGCCGTGCCACGAAGGGAGCTGCAAAGGCGTTTTTGGCCAAAGTCTATTTGACCCGTCAAGAATGGCCCAAGGCATCGGCAAAGGCCAAAGAAGTAATGGACATGGGCGTGTATGACCTTTGGGCCAACTACGCCGACGTGTTTACCATTGCAAATAAAAACGGAAAAGAGGCCATTTTTGAGGTACAAGCCCTCGGAGGTGGGGTCGGCGAAGGGAGCTTTATGCAGGGCTATATGCGGCCTAATTTTGACCGAGTTAATGGTGTTTCTGGTTTTGGAGATGACCCCGTAACCGAAAACCTTTACCGTGCTTACCGCGCTGACGATAAGCGCCGAAACATCAATTTGCGACTTTACACACCAACGGGTACTCCTGCTGCCCCTGCGAGTGTAGCGTTTCCGTGTTATGTGTATAAATATTTAGACCCCACCGCTACTGCTAATGGAGAAGGGAGCAATAACTTTCCAGTACTGCGGTACGCCGATGTTGTGTTGATGTATGCCGAAGCCCTCAACGAACAAGCCGCTGCTTCTACCGAAGCCTACGCTAACGTCAATCGGATTCGTAGTCGTGCGGGGATTCCAAACTTGACGCCTAACCTTACTCAGGCACAATTTAGAGATAGTTTGCTGCTGGAAAGACGCTTAGAATTGGCCTTTGAGGGACATCGGTGGTTTGATTTGTCCAGACGGAAAAAACTGATAGAAGCCCTGAAAATCCAGAACCCGAGCATCAAGGTCGAAGAGTACCACTATTTGTACCCCATTCCGCAAACGGAGAGAGATTCTAACCCCAAACTAAGTCAAAATCCTGGTTATTAG
- a CDS encoding FAD-dependent oxidoreductase, translated as MKKTSLLIWLLGAILFLPSFKTNRTPASHALVRKADVIIYGGTSSAVTAAVQVVKMGKTAIIVSPDKHLGGLSSGGLGFTDTGNKQVIGGLSREFYHRLYQHYQKNESWQWQKKEEYGNKGQGTPALDGANRTMWIFEPHAAEQVFEDFVKENKLVVYRNEWLDRSAKGVVKKSGKITSFRTLSGNVYEGKMFIDATYEGDLMAAAGVSYHVGREANSVYGEKWNGVQVGVFQHGHYFKKPVSPYKIANDPKSGLLPEISSESPGENGSGDNKLQAYCFRMCLSNHPDNRVFFTKPEGYNPDRYELVARVFATGWRETFDKYDPIPNRKTDTNNHGPFSTDYIGKNYDYPEASYERRKAIIKDHELYQKGLMYFLQNDPRVPADVQDKMKQWGLPKDEFKDNGGWPHQLYIREARRMKGVFVMTEADALGKTNVPQPVGMGSYSLDSHNAQRFVTSEGYVQNEGDIGVHPDKPYSIAYGAILPKETECANLLVPVCVSSSHIAYGSIRMEPVFMILGQSAAAAAVLSIENKVSPQKLPYEKLRQVLEKENQRLDWETSQGK; from the coding sequence ATGAAAAAAACATCCCTTTTAATTTGGCTTTTGGGGGCTATTCTTTTCTTGCCTAGTTTCAAAACCAACCGAACGCCTGCTTCTCACGCTTTGGTTCGTAAAGCCGACGTGATTATCTACGGTGGTACGTCATCGGCGGTGACGGCGGCGGTACAGGTGGTAAAGATGGGTAAAACCGCCATTATCGTTTCGCCCGACAAACACCTTGGCGGGTTGTCGTCGGGTGGGCTTGGGTTTACCGATACGGGCAACAAACAAGTCATTGGCGGGCTTTCGCGGGAGTTTTATCACCGCCTGTACCAGCATTACCAAAAAAACGAGTCGTGGCAATGGCAAAAAAAGGAGGAATATGGCAACAAAGGCCAAGGAACGCCCGCCCTCGACGGTGCCAACCGTACGATGTGGATTTTTGAGCCCCACGCGGCAGAACAGGTTTTTGAAGATTTTGTCAAAGAAAATAAATTGGTCGTGTATCGCAACGAATGGCTCGACCGTTCGGCCAAAGGTGTTGTCAAAAAATCGGGGAAAATTACCTCGTTCCGTACCCTAAGTGGCAATGTTTATGAAGGAAAAATGTTTATTGACGCTACTTACGAGGGTGATTTGATGGCCGCCGCAGGCGTGAGTTACCACGTGGGGCGCGAAGCCAACAGCGTCTATGGCGAAAAGTGGAATGGCGTACAAGTAGGGGTGTTTCAGCATGGGCATTATTTCAAAAAACCAGTGAGTCCGTACAAAATTGCCAACGACCCTAAAAGCGGACTTTTACCCGAAATTTCGTCCGAATCACCAGGTGAAAATGGGTCGGGGGACAACAAGCTCCAAGCGTATTGCTTCAGAATGTGTTTGAGCAACCACCCCGACAACCGCGTGTTTTTTACCAAACCTGAAGGGTATAACCCCGATCGATACGAGTTGGTAGCGCGGGTATTTGCGACGGGTTGGCGCGAGACGTTCGATAAGTACGACCCCATCCCGAACCGTAAAACGGATACCAATAACCACGGGCCTTTTAGTACCGACTACATTGGCAAAAACTACGACTACCCCGAAGCAAGCTACGAACGCCGCAAGGCCATCATCAAAGACCACGAATTGTATCAAAAAGGCTTGATGTATTTCTTGCAAAACGACCCTCGCGTTCCTGCCGACGTGCAAGACAAAATGAAACAGTGGGGCTTACCCAAAGATGAATTTAAGGACAACGGCGGCTGGCCGCATCAGCTATACATCCGCGAAGCACGACGAATGAAAGGCGTTTTTGTAATGACCGAAGCCGATGCTTTGGGCAAAACCAACGTTCCCCAGCCCGTGGGAATGGGCTCATACTCGCTCGATTCACACAATGCCCAGCGTTTTGTGACCTCAGAGGGCTACGTTCAAAACGAAGGCGACATTGGCGTTCATCCTGATAAGCCTTACTCGATTGCTTACGGGGCAATTTTACCCAAAGAAACGGAATGCGCTAACTTGCTTGTGCCCGTCTGTGTATCAAGTTCGCACATTGCTTACGGTTCTATCCGTATGGAGCCTGTGTTTATGATATTGGGACAGTCGGCGGCAGCAGCGGCGGTGTTGTCCATTGAAAACAAGGTTTCCCCTCAAAAATTGCCGTACGAGAAGCTTCGTCAGGTACTTGAGAAGGAGAACCAGCGTTTAGATTGGGAAACAAGCCAAGGGAAATAA
- a CDS encoding DUF2911 domain-containing protein encodes MQLYLKNSLTFFAFTLVYFLGFNTIAQDKSTRPSPPAQVSREVGGITISLSYGQPSVKGRKVWGELVPYGQVWRAGANEATTFEIDKDATIEGTTLPAGKYGFFVIPSEEKWTLIFNKVAVQWGAFKYDEKQDALRVSVQPKKSSQFNEKLLYTISPKGKVSLLWENVEVAFSVNQ; translated from the coding sequence ATGCAATTGTACCTAAAAAACAGCCTGACATTCTTTGCTTTTACGTTGGTTTATTTTCTTGGTTTCAACACCATTGCCCAAGACAAAAGCACACGCCCTAGCCCACCCGCTCAAGTATCTCGAGAAGTAGGTGGCATTACGATTAGTCTCAGCTACGGTCAGCCTTCGGTCAAAGGCCGTAAAGTGTGGGGGGAATTGGTGCCTTATGGACAAGTGTGGCGGGCGGGGGCCAACGAGGCTACCACTTTTGAAATCGACAAAGATGCAACCATTGAAGGCACTACCTTGCCTGCGGGCAAATACGGTTTCTTTGTCATTCCTAGCGAGGAGAAATGGACGCTCATTTTCAACAAAGTAGCGGTGCAGTGGGGAGCTTTCAAGTACGACGAAAAACAAGATGCCTTGCGCGTGAGTGTGCAGCCTAAAAAATCGTCGCAATTCAACGAAAAACTGCTCTATACCATTTCTCCCAAAGGCAAGGTTTCTCTATTGTGGGAAAATGTAGAAGTAGCTTTTAGTGTAAATCAGTAA
- a CDS encoding glycoside hydrolase family 88 protein, whose protein sequence is MIQINSTLTPSDLSAKLNDFWALSAQKIRAIADHYDVAKGSPVFTVQGQYTTRGWTEWTQGFQFGAAILQFDATGDEEFLDYGRKNTLSVMAPHVSHIGVHDHGFNNVSTNGNLLRLMHEGKIPFNEWEKNFYELALKISGAVQASRWTTIKGRDGEASGGFIHSFNGPHSLFVDTIRSCRALVVSHQLGHVFQGENDVKINLLERALQHIKATADYAVYYGEGRDSYDIWGRTAHESVFNTKDGNYRCPNSQQGYTGFSTWTRGLAWAMCGFPEQLEALSHISDEALEPLGGRASIEAMMLKAARATCDFFIAHTPTDGVPYWDTGAPNLHKLGNYLDRPAEPINDHEPVDSSAAAIGAQGLLRLGKYLTDKGEAADGQRYWQSGLTVMDTLLQAPYVSTDPEHQGLLLHSIYHRPNGWDYVPEGSKIPYGESSMWGDYHIREAALYLQRIINNEPYYAFLNCVK, encoded by the coding sequence ATGATTCAGATTAACTCCACCCTTACACCTTCTGATTTATCAGCCAAGCTAAACGATTTCTGGGCGCTTTCGGCGCAAAAAATCCGCGCTATTGCCGACCACTACGACGTCGCGAAAGGCTCACCTGTGTTCACCGTACAAGGCCAATACACTACGCGCGGCTGGACCGAATGGACACAAGGCTTCCAGTTTGGCGCGGCTATTTTACAATTTGATGCCACGGGCGACGAAGAATTTTTGGACTACGGTCGCAAAAATACGCTTTCGGTCATGGCCCCTCACGTGAGCCACATTGGCGTGCACGACCACGGCTTCAACAACGTCAGTACCAACGGCAATTTGCTGCGATTGATGCACGAAGGGAAAATTCCTTTTAATGAATGGGAGAAAAATTTCTACGAATTGGCCCTGAAAATTTCGGGTGCGGTGCAAGCAAGCCGCTGGACGACCATCAAAGGCCGCGACGGTGAAGCGAGCGGGGGCTTTATTCATTCCTTTAATGGGCCTCATTCGTTGTTTGTCGATACCATACGCTCTTGCCGCGCTTTGGTGGTAAGCCATCAATTGGGACACGTTTTTCAGGGAGAAAATGATGTTAAAATCAACTTACTCGAACGCGCACTCCAACACATCAAAGCCACGGCCGATTACGCCGTCTATTACGGAGAAGGGCGCGATTCGTACGATATTTGGGGACGTACCGCCCACGAAAGCGTTTTTAATACGAAAGATGGAAACTATCGTTGCCCCAATTCGCAACAAGGTTATACAGGATTCAGTACGTGGACACGCGGCCTGGCCTGGGCAATGTGTGGTTTCCCTGAGCAGCTGGAAGCCCTCAGTCATATTTCGGACGAGGCGTTAGAACCGCTCGGAGGACGCGCGTCTATCGAAGCTATGATGCTCAAAGCCGCCCGCGCTACTTGCGACTTTTTTATTGCGCATACACCTACCGACGGTGTGCCTTATTGGGACACAGGTGCTCCAAATTTACACAAATTAGGCAATTACCTCGACCGTCCCGCCGAGCCTATCAACGACCACGAGCCTGTCGATAGTTCTGCGGCTGCCATTGGCGCACAGGGGTTGTTGCGTTTGGGTAAGTATTTGACAGACAAAGGCGAAGCTGCCGACGGACAACGTTATTGGCAATCAGGACTCACGGTGATGGATACGTTATTGCAAGCGCCTTACGTCAGCACCGACCCTGAGCACCAAGGACTATTGCTACATTCGATTTATCACCGCCCCAACGGTTGGGATTATGTACCAGAAGGTAGTAAAATTCCGTATGGAGAGTCGAGTATGTGGGGTGATTATCACATTCGAGAAGCAGCCTTGTACTTGCAGCGTATTATCAATAACGAGCCGTACTACGCTTTTTTAAACTGTGTAAAATGA
- a CDS encoding NADH:flavin oxidoreductase: protein MSSGKYKPKYTRVAQLKTTADLKKHLENSQVNLAFDETLLPPAESPFGKKIILKSGKTIGNSLCILPMEGWDGTLDGKPSEFTKNRWVKFAVSGAKLLFGCEAVAVCHEGKANPNQLVMNEENFEEFVQLRQLILDKHYEKFGTTDDLVIGLQLTHSGRFCKPNSHKKFESKILYSHPFLNKKFGMEADHPVLTDEEVDEIIDMYVKAAVLAQKAGYDFVDIKHCHGYLGHEFLSAIDRDGKYGGSFENRTRYLRNIVAGIKQAAPGLEMGIRLSAFDFIPFKKGTNDQGEPEQMETYPYAFGGQKDGLSINLTEPKAFLSLAQELGIQLICVTGGSPYYTPHLTRPALFPPSDGYLPPEEPFAGVKRQIDVTAGLKAEFPELVIIGSGYSYLQEWLPNVAQYVLRNGMADSVGFGRMVLSYPSMPDDMIQGKTLTRNLICRTFSDCTTAPRHGLISGCFPLDPYYKKRPEAEELKAIKEGL, encoded by the coding sequence ATGAGCAGCGGAAAATACAAACCCAAATATACCCGAGTGGCCCAGCTAAAAACGACGGCCGATTTGAAGAAACATTTAGAAAATAGCCAGGTTAATTTGGCGTTTGACGAAACCCTATTACCTCCTGCCGAAAGCCCATTTGGTAAAAAGATAATCCTCAAGTCGGGCAAGACGATTGGCAACAGCCTGTGTATTTTACCGATGGAAGGCTGGGATGGCACACTCGATGGAAAACCATCGGAGTTTACCAAAAACCGTTGGGTGAAATTTGCCGTGAGTGGGGCTAAGCTACTGTTTGGTTGTGAGGCGGTAGCGGTATGCCACGAGGGCAAGGCCAATCCCAATCAGTTGGTCATGAACGAAGAAAATTTTGAAGAGTTTGTTCAATTACGGCAATTGATTTTGGACAAACATTATGAGAAATTCGGCACTACCGACGACTTAGTTATTGGCCTGCAACTCACCCACTCGGGGCGTTTTTGCAAACCCAATAGCCACAAAAAATTTGAGTCGAAGATTTTGTACTCGCACCCGTTTTTAAATAAAAAATTTGGCATGGAAGCCGATCACCCCGTCCTGACCGACGAAGAGGTGGACGAAATCATCGACATGTACGTAAAAGCAGCAGTGTTGGCGCAGAAGGCAGGCTACGATTTTGTGGATATAAAGCACTGTCACGGCTACTTGGGGCATGAGTTTTTGAGTGCCATCGACCGCGACGGCAAATATGGTGGAAGCTTTGAAAACCGCACTCGCTACCTCCGCAACATCGTCGCGGGTATCAAACAAGCTGCTCCAGGATTAGAAATGGGGATTCGCCTGAGCGCTTTCGATTTTATACCGTTCAAAAAAGGCACCAACGACCAAGGTGAACCCGAGCAAATGGAGACCTATCCGTATGCGTTTGGGGGACAAAAAGATGGTCTTTCGATTAATTTGACCGAACCCAAAGCCTTTTTGAGTTTGGCACAAGAGTTGGGAATTCAGTTGATATGCGTGACGGGTGGAAGCCCTTATTACACGCCTCACCTGACACGCCCCGCGTTGTTCCCGCCGTCGGACGGTTACTTGCCGCCTGAGGAGCCTTTTGCGGGTGTGAAGCGCCAAATTGATGTGACAGCAGGCTTAAAGGCTGAATTTCCTGAATTGGTGATTATTGGTTCGGGCTATTCCTATCTGCAAGAATGGTTGCCCAACGTGGCGCAATACGTGCTTCGCAATGGCATGGCCGACAGTGTAGGTTTTGGCCGCATGGTGCTTTCGTATCCATCCATGCCCGATGACATGATTCAAGGAAAAACACTCACTCGCAATCTAATTTGCCGTACGTTTTCCGATTGTACCACCGCGCCGCGCCACGGCCTAATCTCGGGTTGCTTCCCGCTAGACCCCTATTACAAAAAACGTCCCGAAGCCGAGGAGTTAAAAGCGATAAAGGAAGGGTTGTAG
- a CDS encoding type II toxin-antitoxin system HigB family toxin, which yields MRIHALKTLKQFWEKYPDSEPNLRHWYGKIEGNHYKTPQQVVADFKNADFVGNERIVFNIARNKYRLIAAFNYEFQLCFVKFIGTHAEYDKIDAKTIDFDSWKQ from the coding sequence ATGAGAATACATGCCTTGAAAACATTAAAACAGTTTTGGGAGAAATATCCTGACTCGGAACCAAACCTAAGGCACTGGTATGGTAAGATTGAGGGCAATCACTACAAAACGCCTCAGCAAGTGGTTGCTGATTTTAAAAATGCAGACTTTGTGGGTAATGAAAGAATAGTATTTAACATAGCACGTAATAAATACAGATTAATAGCAGCATTCAACTATGAATTTCAGCTTTGTTTTGTGAAATTTATTGGCACTCATGCAGAGTATGATAAAATAGATGCTAAAACAATAGATTTTGACTCATGGAAGCAATAA
- a CDS encoding type II toxin-antitoxin system HigA family antitoxin, with the protein MEAIKLIKTEEDYDKALKQLEIIFHAKPDTPEGDLLEVISLLIHEYEQKHHKIVPLTPLEALKYEMEEQGLSQSGLAKRMGLSKSTISEILGGKKQMSINFLKFIHNELGIPAHILLAY; encoded by the coding sequence ATGGAAGCAATAAAACTTATTAAAACAGAGGAGGATTATGACAAAGCATTGAAACAATTAGAAATAATTTTTCATGCAAAACCTGATACTCCAGAAGGAGATTTGTTGGAAGTAATCTCATTATTAATCCACGAATATGAGCAAAAACATCATAAAATCGTGCCTCTTACTCCATTAGAAGCATTGAAGTACGAAATGGAAGAACAGGGGTTGTCTCAGTCGGGATTGGCTAAAAGAATGGGGTTGAGTAAAAGCACCATTTCCGAAATTCTGGGCGGTAAAAAACAAATGAGTATCAATTTTTTGAAGTTCATTCACAATGAATTAGGAATTCCAGCACATATTTTATTGGCCTATTAA